A single region of the Thermococcus paralvinellae genome encodes:
- a CDS encoding methionine adenosyltransferase, with amino-acid sequence MVEKKRNIIVEELVRTPIEMQKVELVERKGIGHPDSIADGIAEAVSRALSREYIKRYGIILHHNTDQVEVVGGRAYPRFGGGEVIKPIYILLSGRAVEFIDREMFPVHEVAIKAAKEYLRKAVRHLNVEEHVVIDSRIGQGSVDLVSVFNKAKETPIPLANDTSFGVGYAPLSETEKIVLETEKLLNSPEFKKKWPAVGEDIKVMGLRKGDEIDLTIAAAIVDSEVANPKEYLEVKQGIYDAVKELVEQYTNRKVNIFVNTADDPEKDIYYITVTGTSAEAGDDGSVGRGNRVNGLITPNRHMSMEAAAGKNPVSHVGKIYNLLAMLIANDIAEQIEGVQEVYVRILSQIGKPIDEPLVASIQVIPKPGYKVESFEKDAYEIADEWLANITKIQKMILEDKLNVF; translated from the coding sequence ATGGTAGAAAAAAAGAGAAATATAATTGTGGAAGAGCTCGTTAGAACCCCAATAGAGATGCAGAAGGTTGAATTAGTTGAAAGAAAGGGGATTGGACATCCAGACAGCATAGCTGATGGTATAGCAGAAGCAGTCAGCAGAGCCCTTTCAAGGGAGTACATCAAAAGATATGGTATTATACTTCACCACAACACTGATCAAGTTGAAGTTGTGGGTGGTAGGGCTTATCCAAGGTTTGGTGGCGGTGAAGTCATAAAACCAATTTACATCTTGCTTTCAGGTAGAGCTGTCGAGTTCATTGATAGAGAGATGTTCCCAGTCCACGAGGTTGCCATAAAGGCTGCAAAAGAGTATCTAAGAAAAGCAGTCAGACACTTGAACGTTGAGGAGCATGTTGTTATTGACTCAAGAATTGGACAAGGAAGTGTTGATTTAGTGAGTGTTTTTAACAAAGCTAAAGAAACTCCAATCCCTTTGGCTAATGATACCTCATTTGGAGTTGGATATGCTCCCCTTAGTGAGACGGAGAAGATTGTCCTCGAGACTGAGAAGCTCTTAAACAGCCCGGAATTCAAAAAGAAGTGGCCAGCTGTTGGTGAAGACATCAAAGTTATGGGTCTTAGAAAAGGAGATGAGATAGACCTTACAATTGCCGCCGCTATTGTTGACAGCGAGGTTGCCAATCCAAAGGAGTATCTGGAAGTCAAGCAAGGAATTTATGACGCTGTCAAGGAGTTAGTTGAGCAGTACACAAACAGAAAGGTCAATATCTTCGTGAATACAGCTGATGACCCAGAAAAGGATATCTACTACATAACAGTCACCGGAACTTCAGCTGAAGCTGGTGATGATGGTTCAGTCGGTAGAGGAAATAGAGTTAACGGATTAATTACACCAAACAGACACATGAGTATGGAAGCCGCTGCCGGTAAGAATCCAGTTAGTCACGTTGGCAAGATTTACAACCTCCTCGCAATGCTGATTGCAAATGATATCGCCGAGCAGATTGAAGGAGTCCAAGAGGTTTATGTCAGAATTCTCAGCCAGATTGGAAAGCCAATTGATGAGCCTTTAGTAGCAAGCATTCAAGTAATTCCAAAGCCGGGCTACAAAGTTGAGAGCTTTGAAAAGGATGCCTATGAAATTGCGGACGAATGGTTAGCTAACATAACAAAGATACAAAAGATGATCCTCGAGGACAAGCTGAATGTCTTCTGA
- a CDS encoding translin family protein: protein MKIAQIITRIREVLDEKDGLREEALKITRDIVRLSGDAIKALHRGDFELAEERLNKAQKLVKNLREMLKNHQDLYFTGYVQNAHQEFVEAILFYSYLKGKEFPSPTELGIPEADYALGIGDFIGELRRYFLILLMNGDIAKAEEVYHFMESIYEELMTLEYPKGLVNIRQKQDQARYILERTLEDLTRAKISKALEKKLEEALKR from the coding sequence ATGAAAATTGCACAGATAATAACCAGAATCAGAGAGGTCCTTGATGAGAAAGATGGGCTGAGAGAAGAGGCTTTAAAAATAACGAGAGACATTGTTAGGCTCAGTGGAGATGCAATAAAGGCTCTTCATAGAGGAGATTTCGAGTTGGCTGAGGAGAGGCTTAACAAGGCTCAGAAATTGGTTAAAAACCTTAGAGAGATGCTCAAAAACCACCAGGATTTATATTTCACAGGTTATGTTCAAAATGCTCACCAGGAGTTTGTGGAAGCGATACTTTTTTACAGCTATCTGAAAGGTAAGGAATTTCCTTCACCAACAGAGCTCGGAATTCCAGAGGCAGATTATGCTCTAGGTATTGGAGATTTTATTGGTGAGTTGAGAAGATATTTCTTGATTCTGCTTATGAATGGGGACATTGCAAAGGCAGAAGAGGTTTATCATTTCATGGAGAGTATTTATGAAGAACTCATGACTCTAGAGTATCCAAAAGGTTTGGTAAACATAAGACAGAAGCAGGATCAGGCTCGCTATATTTTGGAAAGGACACTTGAAGACCTGACGAGAGCTAAAATAAGTAAAGCTTTGGAGAAAAAACTCGAAGAGGCTTTGAAGAGATGA
- a CDS encoding endonuclease V — MSKANVNFKKIAELQRKLSKGIVEKPLDISKIKTIGAVDVSYKKDKARVAFVLCSFPSCEVLKTKVVDTSVDFPYVPTFFFLRETRPVLLALKGKSFDVLLVEGHGKAHPRGYGLASHIGLLLKKPTIGVAKKPLRGYPESSLIKVGKAYVSVGNLIDLNSAAKIVEMVNENGYPKPLKIADKLSKGAENEKT; from the coding sequence ATGAGTAAGGCTAATGTGAATTTCAAAAAGATTGCTGAACTTCAAAGAAAGCTCAGCAAAGGGATAGTTGAAAAACCGTTAGATATTTCAAAAATTAAAACAATAGGTGCTGTTGACGTTTCATATAAAAAAGACAAAGCAAGGGTAGCTTTTGTCTTATGCTCTTTTCCATCATGCGAGGTTTTAAAAACCAAAGTCGTTGATACTAGCGTTGATTTTCCATATGTTCCAACATTTTTCTTTTTGAGAGAAACGAGACCCGTTTTGTTAGCACTTAAGGGAAAAAGCTTTGATGTCCTTCTGGTTGAGGGACACGGTAAGGCTCATCCAAGAGGCTATGGTTTAGCCTCCCACATTGGTTTGTTGCTTAAAAAACCAACGATTGGAGTTGCTAAGAAACCTTTGAGAGGTTATCCAGAGAGTTCCCTAATAAAAGTGGGAAAAGCTTATGTAAGCGTTGGAAATTTAATTGATTTGAACTCTGCAGCAAAAATTGTAGAGATGGTGAATGAGAACGGCTATCCGAAGCCACTTAAAATTGCAGATAAACTTTCAAAAGGTGCTGAAAATGAAAAAACTTAA
- a CDS encoding DUF120 domain-containing protein produces the protein MKKLKLILQIAKNGAIGEKTRITLRELAKELGVSPQTVLRWLDELEKDGYIARTVEGKKTSIELTDKALKYLEELYEELSKVLYQGVIIGEVVSGLGEGAYYVKQYTPLIKEYLGFEPYPGTLNVKIIFPKTIFDALCNVKPILIPGFVKNGRTFGDVKAYRVKINGIEGAIVIPSRTIHPPKIAEIIAPVYLRKELNLKDGSRIKLKVIG, from the coding sequence ATGAAAAAACTTAAATTAATTCTTCAAATTGCAAAAAACGGTGCAATTGGTGAGAAAACTAGAATCACTCTTAGGGAGCTAGCAAAAGAACTTGGGGTTTCTCCCCAAACTGTTTTAAGATGGCTCGATGAGCTTGAAAAAGATGGGTATATAGCACGTACAGTTGAAGGGAAGAAAACTTCCATTGAGCTGACTGACAAAGCTCTAAAGTATTTAGAGGAGCTTTATGAGGAACTTTCAAAGGTTTTGTACCAAGGAGTAATAATTGGTGAAGTTGTTTCTGGACTTGGAGAGGGGGCATACTATGTGAAACAGTATACTCCTCTAATTAAGGAGTATCTCGGATTTGAACCCTACCCCGGTACGCTTAATGTAAAGATAATATTTCCAAAGACTATTTTTGATGCCCTATGTAACGTTAAGCCAATCCTAATTCCAGGTTTTGTCAAAAATGGAAGAACCTTTGGGGATGTTAAAGCATACAGAGTCAAAATCAATGGAATTGAGGGTGCTATAGTGATACCTTCTAGAACAATACATCCTCCAAAGATCGCTGAAATTATAGCTCCTGTTTATCTAAGAAAGGAGCTTAACTTGAAAGATGGGTCAAGAATAAAGCTGAAGGTGATAGGATGA
- a CDS encoding PRC-barrel domain-containing protein, with the protein MVMRLSKLYGKQIYNTKGYYVGYVDEVLIDIDRGYGKVLALGLPGEKVGIPYDRVTAIGDIILVKAKEE; encoded by the coding sequence ATGGTAATGAGACTATCAAAACTTTATGGGAAGCAGATATATAACACAAAAGGATACTACGTTGGCTATGTTGATGAAGTTCTGATTGATATTGACAGAGGCTACGGAAAGGTTTTAGCTCTTGGACTACCAGGGGAAAAGGTTGGAATACCCTACGATAGGGTCACAGCAATTGGAGATATAATATTGGTAAAGGCAAAAGAAGAGTAG
- a CDS encoding DHH family phosphoesterase, which yields MDMVRKMKVLILGGGAIGRTIAEALKGEFEVTIIEKDELRAKSLAESGFQVVHGDFSYTATLLKAHIDKADLAIITTMDVPTIKRTIQVIRSNNKTIPILTILPDDITPEDIANQMKEEFETEVKIDYAVSPRKAISKVIVEIVEMFGEKKNANLLAKKLQELKQKGDALLIIMHDNPDPDSMASAAALKAIAQNFGLKAHIVYGGEVTHHENKALLNVLGVDMSKVSRGSYEIKRYPFIALIDCQPNGNLTILEEDDLNNIQIIIDHHQILQSLKEKLPSDAFVDIRPEVNSTSSILAEYFKALNLPLNETLSTGLFYGIYVDTKKFSKLSHVDLKAIEFLAEKVNYELLDKIEHPDISTETAEILARAILNRKIYKNVVISNVGFITNRDAIAESADFLLRLEGITTVLVFGIVDDRIEISARTRDVRVNIGKVLKEAFGEIGSGGGHAQSGGARISLGIFKLAKDKSSLLRLAEEAITEKFLEALGIKES from the coding sequence ATGGATATGGTGAGAAAAATGAAAGTGCTTATACTTGGCGGGGGTGCAATTGGAAGAACCATCGCAGAGGCCTTGAAAGGAGAATTTGAGGTCACAATCATTGAAAAAGATGAGTTGCGAGCTAAATCATTAGCTGAAAGTGGTTTTCAAGTTGTTCATGGAGATTTTTCATATACCGCCACGCTCCTTAAGGCACATATAGACAAGGCAGATTTGGCAATCATTACGACAATGGATGTTCCAACAATAAAGCGAACCATTCAAGTCATACGCTCAAATAACAAGACAATCCCAATTCTTACTATTCTTCCAGATGACATTACCCCAGAAGATATTGCAAATCAAATGAAAGAGGAATTTGAAACTGAAGTTAAAATAGATTATGCTGTATCTCCAAGAAAAGCAATTTCCAAGGTCATTGTTGAGATAGTTGAAATGTTTGGCGAAAAGAAAAATGCAAACCTGCTTGCTAAGAAGCTTCAAGAACTCAAACAGAAAGGGGATGCGCTCTTGATTATTATGCACGACAACCCCGACCCGGATTCCATGGCAAGTGCAGCAGCACTAAAAGCTATAGCTCAAAACTTTGGATTAAAAGCTCATATAGTGTATGGTGGTGAAGTAACCCATCATGAAAATAAGGCTCTTCTAAACGTTCTTGGAGTGGACATGAGCAAAGTTTCAAGAGGTTCCTATGAGATCAAGAGGTATCCTTTCATTGCCCTCATAGATTGTCAGCCAAATGGCAATCTCACAATTCTTGAAGAGGACGATCTTAACAATATTCAAATTATCATTGACCACCACCAAATTCTTCAAAGCCTCAAAGAAAAACTACCCTCTGATGCATTTGTAGACATAAGACCAGAAGTCAACTCAACATCATCGATACTCGCTGAATACTTTAAGGCTCTAAATTTACCGTTAAATGAAACATTATCTACAGGCTTGTTCTATGGAATTTATGTCGACACAAAAAAGTTTTCAAAACTTAGTCATGTGGATTTAAAAGCCATTGAATTCTTAGCAGAGAAAGTCAACTACGAGCTGCTCGATAAAATTGAGCATCCAGACATCTCGACAGAGACTGCCGAAATTCTCGCCAGAGCAATTCTCAACAGAAAGATATACAAAAATGTTGTCATTTCAAATGTGGGTTTTATAACAAACAGAGATGCCATAGCAGAATCTGCTGATTTCCTTCTCAGGCTTGAGGGTATAACCACAGTTCTTGTGTTTGGGATAGTGGATGACAGAATAGAAATCTCTGCACGAACAAGGGATGTTAGAGTCAACATTGGAAAGGTTCTCAAAGAAGCTTTCGGTGAGATAGGAAGTGGAGGAGGACATGCCCAATCAGGGGGAGCCAGAATTAGCCTAGGAATATTCAAACTAGCAAAGGACAAAAGTTCCCTGCTTAGACTGGCTGAAGAAGCAATAACAGAAAAGTTCTTAGAAGCATTAGGAATAAAGGAGAGTTGA
- a CDS encoding DMT family transporter, producing the protein MNTLMLGVTLSLLSAFGWGLSSILLKLSMKNKSAVTVNISRLYIISVVYAIFFTIDGNWKEILNLTPLQFLIAFISAQFGFVIGDYFFFNAMKIMGVSRTVPITSSYPLWAILWAYLFLGRSIDVQIILGAFLIVLAIIIVRQGEIEERMNMKGFMFALLAPLSWSFAIITMEWLSSQISAFTLAGLRMMLAALGISVFLKKYESEIKAITKREFAALTGAAFLGLFVGQYSFVKAVSLVGSSIAAPITAINPIISATLAILILKEPPNSKILTGLVMAVIGVVLISTA; encoded by the coding sequence ATGAACACACTGATGCTTGGAGTAACATTATCACTGCTGTCAGCATTTGGATGGGGGCTTTCATCGATACTGCTAAAGCTTAGCATGAAAAATAAAAGCGCTGTAACCGTGAATATATCAAGGCTCTATATTATCTCAGTGGTTTATGCAATTTTCTTTACGATAGATGGAAACTGGAAGGAGATACTGAATCTGACACCTCTCCAGTTCTTGATTGCTTTTATTTCTGCACAGTTTGGATTTGTTATAGGTGATTACTTCTTTTTCAATGCTATGAAAATTATGGGTGTTTCAAGGACAGTGCCAATAACTTCATCTTATCCTCTTTGGGCAATTTTGTGGGCCTACCTGTTTCTGGGAAGGAGCATTGATGTTCAAATTATTCTTGGAGCATTTTTGATAGTTCTTGCAATTATAATTGTAAGACAGGGAGAAATTGAGGAGCGCATGAACATGAAGGGGTTTATGTTTGCCCTCCTAGCGCCGCTGTCGTGGAGCTTTGCCATAATAACAATGGAGTGGCTCTCCTCTCAAATTTCTGCTTTTACTCTGGCTGGACTCAGAATGATGCTTGCTGCTTTAGGAATAAGTGTGTTCTTAAAGAAGTATGAAAGTGAAATAAAGGCAATTACAAAAAGAGAATTTGCAGCATTAACTGGAGCGGCGTTTTTAGGCTTGTTCGTTGGACAATATTCATTTGTAAAGGCAGTTAGTTTGGTTGGTTCTTCAATCGCAGCTCCAATTACAGCCATAAATCCAATCATTTCAGCAACATTGGCTATTCTTATTTTAAAAGAGCCTCCGAACAGCAAGATTTTGACAGGTTTAGTAATGGCAGTAATCGGTGTAGTATTGATAAGCACAGCATAA
- a CDS encoding CBS domain-containing protein, protein MVILPRPIDPREIKRIRKELGITQEELARKAGVTQAYIAKLEAGKVDPRLSTFNRILEALLQCKKARLRAKDVMSSPIIAVKPYDNVEKVIKLMNEHNISQVPVIAGNKVVGSITDKVLVRKSLEYEDIYERKAMEVMEEPFPIVNEEEDIEVVKYLLEEHPAVIVQNKEGKPVGIITRSDLFRLK, encoded by the coding sequence ATGGTAATTCTTCCTCGTCCAATTGATCCGCGAGAAATAAAGAGAATTAGAAAAGAATTGGGAATTACTCAAGAAGAACTTGCAAGAAAAGCTGGAGTAACTCAAGCTTACATAGCTAAACTCGAGGCTGGAAAAGTTGATCCTCGACTTTCAACTTTCAATAGAATTCTTGAGGCCCTTCTTCAATGCAAGAAAGCCCGACTGAGGGCTAAAGACGTTATGTCTTCTCCGATTATTGCGGTTAAACCCTATGATAATGTCGAGAAAGTAATCAAGCTGATGAACGAGCACAACATATCCCAAGTTCCCGTAATAGCAGGAAATAAGGTCGTAGGTTCAATAACTGATAAGGTTCTCGTGAGAAAAAGCTTAGAATATGAGGACATCTACGAGAGAAAGGCCATGGAAGTCATGGAGGAGCCTTTCCCAATAGTCAACGAGGAGGAGGACATTGAAGTTGTTAAGTATCTCCTTGAAGAGCATCCGGCTGTTATTGTGCAGAACAAAGAAGGTAAGCCCGTAGGAATAATAACCCGATCAGACTTGTTCCGACTTAAGTAA
- a CDS encoding adenosylcobinamide amidohydrolase produces the protein MLGKHYIHPFKEPMLSLSNAPHNGGLFKANGFFFMKVHKNYNGNYKEDCLNFEKQNGLENFVGFMTAADIPKVLAHAKSGRVEAYITAGITNPAIAGDDPPPWKPGTINIALIIHEGLTIGALANAIMTATEAKTYTLLKLGYNATGTTSDGIGVFAYEGSEEWAGTATEIGMSIGKVVRKALEDSIKKWEKIKD, from the coding sequence ATGCTCGGCAAACACTATATTCACCCCTTCAAAGAACCGATGCTTAGCTTAAGCAATGCCCCCCATAACGGTGGGTTATTCAAGGCTAACGGCTTCTTCTTTATGAAGGTTCACAAGAACTACAATGGGAATTATAAAGAGGATTGCCTCAATTTTGAAAAACAAAATGGGTTAGAGAATTTTGTAGGCTTTATGACAGCAGCAGATATTCCAAAAGTTCTCGCCCATGCAAAAAGCGGGAGAGTTGAGGCATATATAACGGCAGGAATAACAAATCCTGCGATAGCGGGTGATGATCCTCCGCCATGGAAGCCTGGAACTATAAACATTGCTCTCATAATACATGAGGGTCTAACCATTGGAGCATTGGCAAATGCTATAATGACTGCAACAGAAGCAAAAACTTACACCCTGCTGAAGCTTGGCTATAACGCAACGGGAACAACAAGCGATGGGATTGGAGTGTTTGCTTACGAGGGAAGCGAAGAGTGGGCTGGAACTGCAACTGAAATTGGAATGTCCATTGGAAAAGTTGTTAGAAAAGCATTGGAGGATAGCATAAAGAAATGGGAGAAAATCAAAGATTAA